A region of Desulfatiglans sp. DNA encodes the following proteins:
- a CDS encoding DUF3237 domain-containing protein: MSEFNYTNTLPGVSDPGEPKMHFCFEITLTFPRVQNINNMPSGAGRGAVYLDQGVIKGPYLNGKIVPSSGGDYALFRPDDTVELNGRYMLEADDGTLIYMQNRGYLWGRYKDSMKKIKAWMFENGPEISPDEYYLRANPVFEVEKGKYDWLTRYVFVGIGTRQKLGNTIRYYALL; the protein is encoded by the coding sequence ATGTCAGAATTTAATTACACCAATACCCTGCCCGGTGTTTCTGATCCGGGAGAGCCCAAAATGCATTTCTGTTTTGAAATAACGCTCACCTTTCCAAGGGTACAGAATATCAATAATATGCCGTCAGGCGCGGGTCGTGGGGCCGTCTATCTGGATCAGGGTGTAATCAAAGGACCTTATCTGAACGGAAAGATAGTACCCAGCAGCGGAGGTGATTACGCCCTGTTCCGTCCTGATGACACAGTAGAACTTAATGGACGTTATATGCTTGAGGCAGATGATGGAACACTCATATATATGCAGAACCGTGGATACCTTTGGGGAAGGTATAAAGACTCCATGAAAAAAATAAAGGCATGGATGTTTGAAAACGGGCCAGAGATATCGCCTGATGAATATTACCTTCGGGCAAACCCTGTATTTGAGGTGGAAAAAGGTAAATATGACTGGCTTACACGTTATGTTTTTGTAGGAATTGGGACACGACAGAAACTGGGAAACACCATCAGATACTATGCGCTTTTGTAA
- a CDS encoding FAD:protein FMN transferase: MRFCKKYTLLFFSLLIFPLLYYCGGDKDPRSKIETRTWEAMGTQISISLCSDDKNRQAALFDEISSRIIHLETILSSHMADSELNKLNNLPVNQKMEISNELWEAVDAGKTWNIKTLGTFDITAGPLIKMWKAAGKNRLLPSDMEIKRGLKNMGVDKIVLEGSGTNLLKKAEVSIDLGGLGKGYTADNIITLIKGHGETSALVAMSGDIRALGHRPDGKPWRVGIQDPRFPENPDSLVTVVELADMAVSTSGNYRRYVEINGSHYSHIVDPRTGLTAENVPSVSVIGPDTLTTDIMGTALSVLGVNEGTKLVESMKGIEAIFMEVDNAGELMLTRSSGYGKFETYNDTGN, from the coding sequence ATGCGCTTTTGTAAAAAATATACCCTGCTTTTTTTTTCGCTACTCATCTTCCCTCTCCTTTATTACTGCGGAGGAGATAAAGACCCTCGGTCAAAGATAGAGACCCGCACATGGGAGGCAATGGGAACACAAATAAGTATCAGCCTTTGCAGTGATGATAAAAATAGACAGGCGGCCCTGTTTGATGAGATCTCCAGCCGTATAATCCATCTTGAAACAATACTCAGTTCTCATATGGCTGATTCTGAGCTTAATAAACTTAACAATCTCCCTGTGAATCAGAAGATGGAAATATCGAATGAATTATGGGAAGCTGTTGATGCAGGTAAAACCTGGAATATCAAAACCCTTGGCACATTCGACATTACCGCAGGCCCCCTTATAAAGATGTGGAAGGCTGCCGGTAAAAACAGGCTTTTACCATCGGATATGGAAATAAAAAGAGGGCTCAAAAACATGGGGGTAGACAAGATCGTACTTGAAGGGTCAGGCACAAACCTGCTGAAGAAGGCCGAAGTATCCATTGATCTTGGGGGACTCGGCAAGGGATATACAGCGGACAATATCATAACCCTTATTAAAGGGCATGGTGAAACATCTGCGCTTGTGGCTATGTCAGGGGATATAAGGGCACTGGGTCATCGTCCTGATGGAAAACCCTGGCGTGTGGGCATACAGGACCCCCGTTTCCCAGAAAATCCTGATTCGCTTGTAACGGTTGTTGAACTTGCAGATATGGCTGTCTCCACATCAGGAAATTACAGACGTTATGTGGAGATTAATGGTAGCCATTATTCCCATATAGTTGACCCGAGAACAGGGCTAACAGCCGAAAATGTCCCAAGCGTTTCGGTCATAGGGCCTGACACACTTACGACTGATATTATGGGTACAGCCTTAAGTGTGCTAGGTGTGAATGAAGGCACTAAACTGGTGGAGTCCATGAAAGGGATTGAGGCCATTTTTATGGAGGTGGATAATGCAGGGGAGTTAATGCTGACCCGCAGCAGCGGTTATGGCAAGTTTGAGACTTACAATGACACAGGGAACTGA
- a CDS encoding TrkA family potassium uptake protein, which yields MYEDGNEVVAIDTDKARVHAIDPYSSEAIVMDASDKEALSALGLESMDGVIVSTGTKISTSLLICLYLHEMGVKNILAKAIDEDHGKILRRVGAREIIHPERDMAIGVSRSFSRPNFLDFVPLADDYDLVQVGPPREFIGKTLAELNLRARYNVNIIAIKELVPDNFILVPPAGFVIKDSDILIMLGKTGDIKKIRELK from the coding sequence CTGTATGAAGATGGGAATGAGGTCGTTGCAATAGATACAGACAAAGCAAGAGTTCATGCGATTGATCCATATTCATCTGAAGCGATCGTAATGGATGCCTCAGATAAAGAGGCCCTCAGCGCCCTGGGTCTTGAAAGCATGGATGGTGTTATTGTATCTACCGGAACTAAAATAAGCACAAGTCTCCTTATATGCCTTTATCTACATGAAATGGGTGTTAAGAATATCCTTGCAAAGGCAATTGATGAAGATCATGGGAAGATATTGAGACGTGTTGGCGCAAGAGAGATCATACATCCTGAACGTGACATGGCAATCGGGGTTTCACGAAGTTTTTCAAGGCCAAATTTCCTGGATTTTGTGCCTCTTGCTGATGATTATGATCTTGTACAGGTTGGGCCGCCAAGAGAATTTATTGGGAAAACTCTTGCTGAATTGAATCTGAGGGCAAGATATAATGTCAACATTATTGCAATAAAAGAACTGGTCCCGGATAATTTTATCCTTGTCCCACCGGCAGGTTTTGTTATTAAAGACAGTGATATATTGATAATGCTTGGCAAGACTGGTGATATTAAAAAGATCAGGGAACTTAAGTAG
- a CDS encoding thiolase family protein — protein sequence MLTRAYIPYKGYYSSPFCKWQGQLSTFNPITLGAETAKRWFVHSAIDPAVLDYLYYGATVASNRMFYAHTWSGAILMDGKKEIPGLYVHQACTTAATCIHLAALNVEANIFDTAFTLMSDRMSNGPHLVWPNPNGPGGEVISENWNMDNINNDPSGGLKMIQTAELVAKEAGITREECDELTLRRYEQYLDSLADNRAFQKRYMFSIEVNISKKKRILVEEDEGITPTTAEGLAGLRPVEPDGVLTYGTQTHPADGNCGFIVTTREKAKELSKEPGLEIQIVSYGYARAAKARMAAAPVPAAIKALEQAGLKVNDIKVIKTHNPFIVNDLNMAKKMNIDAMSINNYGSSLIYGHPQAPTTGRLICELIEELVIKGGGYGLFTGCAAGDTGASLIVKVG from the coding sequence ATGCTGACAAGGGCCTATATTCCTTATAAAGGGTACTACTCAAGTCCATTCTGCAAGTGGCAGGGACAGCTCTCAACCTTTAACCCTATTACACTCGGCGCTGAAACCGCAAAAAGATGGTTTGTCCACTCAGCCATTGACCCTGCGGTGCTGGATTATCTTTACTATGGGGCAACTGTCGCATCTAACAGGATGTTTTATGCCCATACATGGTCAGGGGCAATTTTAATGGATGGCAAAAAGGAAATACCCGGGCTCTATGTTCATCAGGCATGCACAACCGCCGCTACCTGCATTCATCTGGCCGCATTAAATGTCGAGGCAAATATATTTGATACGGCATTTACACTCATGTCTGACCGCATGTCAAACGGGCCGCACCTTGTATGGCCCAACCCGAACGGGCCTGGAGGTGAGGTCATCTCAGAAAATTGGAATATGGATAACATCAATAATGACCCGTCAGGCGGGCTCAAGATGATCCAGACAGCGGAACTTGTTGCAAAAGAGGCAGGCATAACTAGAGAGGAGTGTGATGAGCTTACATTAAGGAGATATGAGCAGTACCTTGATTCCTTGGCAGACAACAGGGCATTCCAGAAGAGGTACATGTTCTCTATTGAGGTAAATATCTCAAAGAAAAAGAGGATACTTGTTGAAGAGGATGAAGGCATTACACCAACAACAGCCGAGGGGCTTGCGGGGCTCAGGCCTGTTGAACCGGACGGGGTGCTTACATACGGCACACAGACACATCCTGCAGATGGTAACTGCGGTTTTATTGTAACCACCAGGGAAAAAGCAAAGGAGTTGAGTAAGGAGCCTGGCCTTGAGATACAGATTGTATCATATGGTTATGCAAGGGCAGCAAAGGCCAGGATGGCAGCTGCCCCTGTGCCTGCCGCCATAAAAGCACTTGAACAGGCAGGGCTTAAGGTAAATGACATAAAGGTTATAAAGACCCATAACCCCTTTATTGTTAATGACCTCAATATGGCAAAAAAGATGAATATTGATGCCATGTCCATTAACAACTATGGCAGTTCCCTGATCTATGGTCATCCGCAGGCCCCCACAACAGGGAGGCTTATCTGTGAACTTATTGAAGAGCTGGTTATTAAGGGCGGAGGATATGGCCTCTTTACCGGGTGTGCCGCAGGGGACACAGGCGCATCACTGATTGTTAAGGTGGGGTAA
- a CDS encoding methylenetetrahydrofolate reductase, whose translation MSEFKSGSNLEKVLKAGHFAFTGECGPPKGANVEHLKEKIHHLKGMVDAVNVTDNPTAVVRMSSWAASTIIIGEGMEPNFQMVCRDKNRLAMMSDILGAYAVGIRNILCLTGDHQSFGNHPEAKNVYDLDSMQLISLTKKMRDEGKFLNDEVIDCAPRLFIGAAENPFADPFEYRPYRLANKINAGADFIQTQCIYNMEKFREFMKRVVDMGLHEKCYILAGVSPLKSVGMARYMAKSVPGMDVPESLIERLKGAGPGRAADEGIKIVVEQIEEFKEMKGISGVHLMAIEWEHRVPEIAEKAKVLPRPV comes from the coding sequence ATGAGCGAATTCAAATCAGGAAGCAATCTGGAAAAGGTACTAAAGGCTGGGCACTTTGCCTTTACCGGTGAATGCGGTCCTCCAAAAGGGGCAAATGTAGAACATTTGAAAGAAAAGATACATCACCTTAAAGGCATGGTGGATGCTGTTAATGTGACTGATAACCCTACTGCTGTCGTAAGGATGTCAAGCTGGGCAGCCTCAACGATTATTATCGGTGAAGGCATGGAGCCCAACTTTCAGATGGTATGCCGCGACAAAAACAGGCTCGCCATGATGAGCGACATACTCGGCGCATACGCTGTAGGCATACGTAATATCTTGTGCCTTACAGGCGACCATCAGAGTTTTGGAAACCACCCGGAGGCAAAGAATGTATATGACCTTGACTCCATGCAGCTCATCTCTTTAACCAAAAAGATGAGGGATGAGGGCAAATTCCTTAATGACGAAGTGATAGACTGTGCCCCCAGGCTCTTCATAGGCGCAGCGGAAAACCCATTTGCAGACCCCTTTGAATACAGGCCATACAGGCTCGCAAACAAGATAAATGCAGGGGCCGATTTTATTCAGACACAGTGCATATACAATATGGAGAAGTTCAGGGAGTTCATGAAAAGGGTTGTTGATATGGGCCTCCATGAAAAATGTTATATACTGGCCGGGGTATCGCCCCTGAAAAGCGTCGGAATGGCAAGGTACATGGCTAAATCCGTCCCTGGCATGGATGTGCCTGAATCCCTTATAGAGAGGCTCAAGGGCGCAGGCCCCGGCAGGGCGGCAGATGAGGGCATTAAAATCGTTGTTGAACAGATAGAGGAGTTCAAGGAGATGAAGGGTATCAGCGGAGTACACCTCATGGCCATTGAGTGGGAACACAGGGTGCCTGAAATCGCAGAAAAGGCAAAGGTACTGCCAAGGCCGGTATAA
- a CDS encoding PAS domain S-box protein encodes MENKQEKNPFARMIRETGSSIRKDLSDIYFKAGIVGGGKICYSILKILDEIPLTRLKMEIAGVVDINPDAPGITLAREKGLFTSNDYHDLFNIDGLNLIIELTGSLEVVKSIVDAKPTSISFLDHFASLLLWGLLQNEVETESLEKKFGNYISWMSRKSKLIPDYLPYRIMVVNMDKNIETVNKTFLDAYHITEDNAYGKHCYEIDFGPYRNRPCTRKNGRCYVDEYMDEIREKGIYSTIEEYVDTDNRSRFEVVTLTPIYNDRGEIVQILEASRDVTEKVKLEQEAQKSNTFLQNVIQSTVDGIIVVNQKGKILLFNEGMERLTGFRAEEMVRNGHISSFCDMETARENLIKMRSGNYGPKGKLNPTSMSIKTKSGEEIPVTLSASIIIIDGKEVGSVGVFTDIREILEMRKNLEEAHFQLVRSEKIASIGRMAAGVAHEINNPLSGIMIYAELIKKNLMLLESKNNQNIEDIQEIIDQTLRCKKIVSDLLEFSRQTVGKFTSFNLAILIDKSLNLLINQPLFQNVDVIKEIDANMPSIAADMGQLQQVFTNLFINAADAMEGKGQLKINVCFDYKREYFTIKVADTGPGIPDDLKEKIFEIFFTTKPVGKGTGLGLSITKNILQLHGGSIMVESEPEKGTVFTIELPMGFVDQQKE; translated from the coding sequence TTGGAAAACAAACAGGAAAAAAATCCCTTTGCCAGGATGATCCGCGAGACAGGCAGCTCCATAAGAAAAGACCTGTCTGATATATATTTCAAGGCCGGTATTGTCGGCGGAGGGAAGATATGCTACAGCATCCTTAAAATACTTGATGAAATCCCATTAACCAGGCTTAAGATGGAGATAGCCGGTGTAGTGGATATCAACCCTGATGCTCCGGGAATTACCCTTGCCAGGGAAAAAGGGCTTTTCACCTCAAATGATTATCATGACCTCTTTAATATTGATGGCCTGAATCTGATAATAGAATTAACCGGCTCCCTTGAGGTGGTAAAAAGCATTGTTGATGCAAAACCTACCTCAATATCCTTTCTAGATCACTTTGCAAGCCTCCTGCTCTGGGGGCTTTTACAGAATGAGGTTGAGACCGAGTCCCTTGAAAAAAAATTCGGAAATTACATCTCATGGATGAGTAGAAAGAGTAAACTGATCCCTGATTACCTCCCCTACCGGATCATGGTAGTGAACATGGATAAAAATATAGAGACAGTGAATAAAACATTTTTAGATGCCTACCATATAACTGAAGACAACGCCTATGGCAAACACTGTTATGAGATTGATTTCGGCCCATACAGGAACCGTCCCTGCACACGTAAAAATGGAAGATGCTATGTTGACGAGTATATGGATGAGATCAGGGAAAAGGGGATCTACAGCACAATAGAGGAGTATGTTGATACTGATAACAGGAGCAGGTTTGAGGTCGTTACCCTTACACCCATTTATAATGACAGGGGCGAGATCGTACAGATACTTGAAGCATCAAGGGATGTTACTGAAAAGGTAAAGCTTGAACAGGAGGCGCAGAAATCAAATACATTTTTACAGAATGTGATACAGAGCACAGTGGATGGTATTATCGTTGTAAACCAGAAGGGAAAGATCCTGCTATTTAATGAGGGCATGGAGAGGCTTACCGGTTTCAGGGCTGAAGAGATGGTCAGGAATGGCCATATAAGCAGTTTTTGCGATATGGAAACTGCAAGAGAAAACCTGATCAAGATGAGGAGCGGCAATTACGGTCCAAAAGGAAAACTCAACCCTACAAGCATGTCTATCAAAACAAAGAGCGGTGAAGAGATACCTGTAACATTGAGCGCATCTATTATAATTATTGATGGTAAAGAGGTAGGGAGTGTAGGTGTCTTTACCGATATAAGAGAGATACTTGAAATGCGCAAAAACCTTGAAGAGGCCCATTTTCAGCTGGTCAGATCTGAAAAGATTGCATCCATCGGCAGGATGGCCGCAGGTGTTGCCCATGAGATAAATAACCCTCTTTCAGGCATCATGATATATGCAGAGCTCATAAAAAAGAACCTGATGCTCCTGGAATCGAAAAACAATCAGAACATTGAAGATATCCAGGAGATAATTGACCAGACCCTGAGATGTAAAAAGATTGTATCTGATCTGCTCGAATTCAGCAGGCAGACTGTTGGCAAGTTTACCTCCTTCAACCTGGCTATCCTCATAGACAAATCCCTGAACCTGCTTATTAACCAGCCGCTGTTTCAGAATGTGGATGTTATCAAGGAGATAGACGCCAATATGCCTTCTATAGCGGCTGACATGGGCCAGCTCCAGCAGGTCTTTACAAATCTTTTCATAAATGCGGCAGATGCAATGGAGGGCAAGGGACAGCTCAAGATCAATGTCTGCTTTGATTACAAGAGGGAGTATTTTACAATAAAGGTCGCAGACACAGGCCCGGGCATACCGGATGACCTAAAAGAAAAGATATTTGAGATTTTTTTTACTACAAAACCTGTTGGCAAGGGTACAGGCCTTGGATTAAGTATAACAAAAAATATCCTTCAACTGCATGGAGGAAGCATCATGGTGGAGAGTGAGCCTGAAAAGGGCACAGTGTTTACCATAGAACTCCCAATGGGATTTGTTGATCAACAGAAGGAATAA
- a CDS encoding response regulator: MDKQIRILVVDDEKVIRDGCRRILTDNKYEVLCVENGQEALSFLENEPVDVILLDLKMPVMNGEEVLEQTYRLYPDIPVIIITGHVTIDTAVECMKKGAFSFITKPFQMDQFLLTVKRASEKRALELKARQYEEENIRNLYDLTLEKSRLKTIINCMANGVMVANRNMEIVLYNPALMRLLEITDHMDSPMPITGIIKDVNLLRALNDIQSGDMPEKKAIFQEIELKKNILRAISAPAYGPDNSIVGTVTVLEDITAFKRLDAMKSDFVNMVAHELRSPVAAIKQQNSVLLEGLAGPLNEKQAQFLERGREKLDQLLDMINDLLDMAKIESEKQEHHHTQTDIGKIILDTIALLEQRAKASGITLKHELTNLKPVQVDPERIAEVINNLLTNAINYSPEGGLVTVKARCLNHLLEIMVSDTGVGIPASEIPKIFDKFYRVKDPKTRKVMGTGLGLSIVKGIIEAHNGTIKVESMPGKGTTFRVLLPLPALP, encoded by the coding sequence ATGGATAAACAGATCAGAATACTTGTTGTGGATGATGAAAAGGTTATAAGGGATGGCTGCCGACGCATCCTTACTGATAACAAATATGAGGTGCTGTGCGTTGAAAACGGTCAGGAGGCCCTCTCCTTTCTTGAAAATGAACCGGTGGATGTAATCCTGCTTGATCTTAAAATGCCTGTCATGAACGGTGAAGAGGTGCTGGAGCAGACCTACAGGCTCTATCCTGATATCCCTGTGATCATTATCACGGGCCATGTCACCATAGATACCGCTGTTGAATGCATGAAAAAGGGGGCCTTTTCCTTTATTACAAAGCCGTTTCAGATGGACCAGTTCCTGCTTACTGTAAAAAGGGCATCGGAAAAAAGGGCGTTGGAACTTAAGGCAAGGCAGTATGAAGAGGAAAATATCCGCAACCTCTATGATCTCACCCTTGAGAAAAGCAGGCTTAAAACCATTATAAACTGCATGGCAAATGGCGTTATGGTGGCAAACAGGAATATGGAGATTGTCCTTTATAATCCTGCGCTCATGAGGCTACTTGAAATAACTGACCATATGGATTCACCCATGCCCATAACAGGGATCATCAAGGATGTAAATCTGCTAAGGGCGCTTAATGATATCCAGTCAGGAGATATGCCTGAAAAAAAGGCCATCTTCCAGGAGATAGAACTCAAAAAAAACATACTCAGGGCGATTTCAGCCCCTGCATATGGCCCTGACAACTCTATAGTCGGCACTGTTACAGTACTTGAGGATATTACAGCCTTCAAGAGACTCGATGCCATGAAATCGGATTTTGTAAATATGGTTGCACATGAACTGAGGAGCCCTGTAGCAGCCATAAAACAGCAGAACAGTGTGCTTCTGGAAGGTCTTGCAGGGCCACTCAACGAAAAGCAGGCACAATTTCTTGAAAGAGGCAGGGAGAAGCTGGATCAGCTTCTTGATATGATCAATGACCTCCTTGATATGGCGAAGATAGAGTCTGAAAAACAGGAGCATCATCATACTCAAACCGACATAGGAAAGATAATACTTGATACAATTGCCCTTCTTGAACAGCGGGCAAAGGCGAGTGGTATCACCCTTAAACATGAATTAACCAACCTCAAACCTGTTCAGGTTGATCCTGAGAGGATTGCGGAGGTAATCAATAATCTTTTGACCAATGCAATCAACTACTCACCTGAGGGAGGTCTTGTTACTGTTAAGGCGCGCTGCCTGAACCATCTTCTGGAGATCATGGTGTCAGACACTGGTGTGGGTATTCCTGCGTCAGAGATACCCAAGATATTTGATAAATTCTACAGGGTAAAAGACCCCAAAACCAGAAAGGTTATGGGAACAGGCCTGGGGTTATCAATAGTCAAGGGCATAATAGAGGCGCACAACGGCACTATCAAGGTTGAAAGTATGCCAGGAAAAGGGACAACCTTCAGGGTACTTTTGCCTCTTCCTGCATTACCCTGA